GCCATCTCTGCCCGCTCTTCCGGTCTCTTGGTAGTAGCCTTCCAGCGACTTGGGTACATCATAGTGTATCACATAGCGCACGTCCGGCTTGTCTATTCCCATCCCAAAAGCAATGGTGGCCACGATGACATCCAGTTCTTCATTTAAGAAATCATCCTGGGTTTTTATCCTTACAGCCGATTCCAATCCTGCGTGATAAGGGGCTGCATTGATTTGGTTGACCTGAAGTAGCTGGGCTATTTCCTCTACTTTCTTCCGGCTCAGGCAATAGATAATACCTGATTTTCCCTTGTGCCCTTTGATGAATTTGATCAGATGCTTCTTGGAGTCATTTTTCACCTTTGGCCGCACCTCATAGAATAGGTTGGTTCTGTTGAAAGATGACTTAAATAGGTCTGCTTCCTCCATCTGGAGATTGCGCTGGATATCCTGCTGCACCTTAGGCGTAGCAGTAGCAGTCAAGGCAATAATGGGAAGATCCGGCGCTATCTGTGCTATGATAGACTTGATGCGCCGGTATTCTGGACGAAAGTCATGGCCCCATTCCGAGATACAGTGGGCTTCGTCTATAGCCACAAAGCTCAGCTTGGCGGATTTTAGGAACTCCACATTCTCCTCTTTGGTAAGGGACTCGGGGGCCACATAGAGCAGCTTGGTTTTTTTCTGCAATACCTCACTTTTGACCCTGTTTGCCTCAGATTTGTTCAATGTAGAATTAAGGAAATGCGCATTGATTCCCAGCGCTTTCAGCTGATCGACTTGATTTTTCATCAAGGCAATCAGTGGGGATATCACGATGGCAGTTCCTTCTTTGACTACTGCGGGCAATTGGTAGCAAAGAGATTTCCCCGCTCCAGTTGGCATGATCACAAAGGTATTCCTCTGGTTCAGTAGGTTATCGACAATGGGTTCTTGATTGCCGCGAAACTTACTGAATCCAAAGATTTTTTTTAGATCTGCTTTTATATTTTCTTCCACTTGTTAAGGGGCTTAATGGATGACTAAAGCCTGTAAACAGGAATGATTGATTACATTTATACCATTGTTCAAAATTAGTTATAAACGCAGGCAAAATTGAATTTAGCTAAAAATATTAGAAAAACAGCCACTCGGGTATTGCAAAACGAGGGAGAAGCGGTGTTAAATCTTGTGGATTACTTAGATGGGGATTTTGATGCTTGTGTGGAGTATATTTTGTCCTCCAAAGGTAGAGTGGTAGTCAGCGGAGTAGGCAAGAGTGCCATCATAGCCAATAAGATAGTGGCTACTTTAAACTCTACCGGTACTCCAGCGCTTTTCATGCATGCGGCCGATGCCATTCATGGGGATCTGGGCATGATCCTGCCGGAGGATTTGGTGATGTGTATATCAAAAAGTGGGAATACACCCGAAATTAAAGTTTTGGTACCACTCTTGAAAAAGTTGGGATCAAAACTGGTCGCCATGGTGAGTAATCCCCAAAGTTATCTGGCAGAGCAAGCAGACTATGTGCTCAATGCCACCATCAAAGAAGAAGCCTGTCCGAATAATCTAGCTCCTACCACCAGTACGACTACGCATTTGGCTTTGGGCGATGCATTGGCAGTTTGCTTATTGGAGGCTAGAGGATTTACCTCGGATGATTTTGCCAAATATCATCCTGGAGGGTCGCTAGGTAAGCAGCTTTACCTCAAGGTTGGGGATGTTTTAGGAAGTAATGAAATCCCGGTGGTTCGAGAGGATGCTGGTCTGGCTGAAATTATTTTGGAGATTTCTGGAAAAAGACTGGGAGCTACAGCTGTAGTGGATAGCCAGGGGACTTTGAAAGGGATTATTACCGATGGGGACCTGAGAAGGATGTTGCAGAAAACATTAGATATACAATCCATCAAGGCTGGGCAGATAATGACCATTAACCCCAAGCAGATTTCTACCCAGGAGTATGCCATCAGGGCATTAAATATGATGAAAAGCCATAATATTACGCAGCTGGTAGCCATGAATGAAGGAAATATCGCTGGTTTTGTTCATATTCATGAGTTGATGAAGGAAGGAATCGTGTAATAATACCAATGACTAATAAACCCTATATCGTTATTTTGGCCGGTGGCGTAGGCTCCCGTTTTTGGCCATATAGTAGAAGGAAAAAACCGAAGCAATTTTTAGATATTCTAGGCACAGGGAGGACACTTTTACAAATGACCTATGACCGCTACCGGGAAATGGCCGATCCGGAGCAATTCGTGGTAGTGACTTATAAGAAGTATCAGAATTTAGTGAAAAAGCAATTGCCCGAACTGAAGGATGAACAGGTGCTAGTAGAACCCATGCGGAAAAATACTGCCGTTTGTATGGCGTATGCATGTTTTCATATTCATTCAAAAGATCCCGATTCTACCCTGGTGGTGACTCCCTCAGATCACCTGATCTTACAAGAAAGCAAATACATTAAGACGATTCAGCGTGCTGTGAGTGTGGCTGAAAGGGAAGGAAAGCTCCTGACCATAGGTGTCAAACCTACCCGGGCCGAGACTAACTATGGCTATATTCAGTATCTGGAAAAGCCTAAAGCACATGCGTTCAAGGTGAAAACTTTTACTGAAAAGCCCAATGCCAAGCTCGCCAAGACATTTCTGGAAAGTGGAGATTTTGCCTGGAACTCAGGGATGTTTGTGTGGAAATCAAAAACGCTGATCCGAGAACTGCATGAGCATTTGCCAGATTTGGCAGAAATATTTGAAGAAGGAAAAGGAGTTTACGGAACAGCAGGAGAGGAGGCTTTTGTAAGGCGTGCCTATTCTCAGGTGAAAAATATCTCCTTTGATATTGGGATTATGGAAAAGACCAATGAGATGTATATCCTACTCGGGGAGTTTGGCTGGTCAGACTTAGGGTCATGGGCTAACCTCCACGAACTGAAAGAAAAGGATGAGCACAATAATGTGGTGGAGGCCAATGCGATTCTGTATGACACGTCTAACAGCTATGTCAAAGTAAAAGGCGAAAAGCTGGTTGTGGTGCAAGGGCTAGACCATTACCTGATCAATGAATCAGAAAATGTACTGTTGATCTGCAAGATTGATTCAGAGAAAAGATTCAGGGAGTTTGTCTCCAATGCAAAAAAGAAAGGGGAGGAGTTTATTTAAGAACCCGCTTCCCCATTTGCTCTTTTGCCTTTATTATGCTCTCTGGCGCATCGCTTCGTAGATCGCTACTCCCGCAGACACAGATACGTTCAAACTTTCGATTTTTCCTGCCATAGGGATCTTCACTTTTTCGTCTGCGATTCCCATCATTTCGTTGGAAATACCATCTTCCTCCGAACCCATAATCATAGCGACCGGTAGAGAAAAATCAGCTTCATACATGATTTTGTCTGTTTTTTCGGTGATTGCCACGAGAATCAGCCCGGATTTTTGAAGATCTCTGCAGGTGTAGAAGAGGTTTTTAACCCTAACTACAGGTAGGAAATTCAAAGCTCCGGCGGAAGTTTTGATCGCATCGGAGTTGATTTGGGCACTGCCTTTCTCAGGAATGACTATGGCATCTACTCCGGCGCACTCAGCTGTCCGGGCTATGGCTCCGAAATTCCGCACATCGGTGATCCGGTCTAGTACCAGAATCAAAGGCGCTTTGCCCACATTGAAGCAGGATTCGATTACATGGTCTAGCGATGCATATTCTATCGCTGACATCTGAGCGACTACTCCCTGGTGGTTTTTGCGAGTGATCCGGTTCAGTTTTGCATCCGGAACCCGTACGACCGGGATTTTTTCAGCTTTGCAAAGCTGAATCAGTTCTTTGATCAGGTCATTGTTGATGTCTTTTTGTACCAAGACTTTGTCGATGTCCTTGCCTGCATGGATGGATTCCATGACCGCTCTGGTACCAAAAATAAAGTCTTTTTCGTGGGCTCCTTTTTCAATTAAAAAGCCATCTTTCCGCTTCTCCATATGGATATGTTTTTGAACCAAACCGGCTGATAAGCCCTGGAACGGTTCAAGGTGTAGTAGTGTGGGCTAAGTATGTTTTTAACCCGTACAAAGTTAAAGCGAATTTTTGAAGTTTCGGTACTGCCACCATAGGTCCATACCTCCCGGTCCTCATAGAAGTTGACTTCCTGGGGAGGGCCCATCACGATGTAGATCATTCCCTTGTCAGTTTTCCAGCCTTCTTTGAAATCGGTAAACAGTATATTCGCAAATTCTACTTGACGGAAATACTCCCGGATCAATTCTTTGGCAGTGTCGGGATTACGGGTAAGGCTAAGCCAGTATGCGTCCAGGGCTTTCTTTTTGTCCTCTGCGGCTACCAGGTTTTCATGTTCTTTTCTGGTGGAAATATATTTCACCATGTCGATCATTTCTTCCCAGTCTCTCACTTTGGGGAAAGCTTCATGGGTAGTTTTCAGGACCAAACCGCTATTGGCACTGGTGTCATTTTGAATAAAGTAGTACCCGATCTGGTCAAAACTTTTTGGCACATTGGAGAGGAACTCTCCTTCGTCTACCACCTCAAGCTCTCTGGGCACAGGCGCTGGCTTGGTTTCCATAGGAGGATAGGGCACTTCCAGGCTCACCGGATAGTAAAAACTGTGCAGTGCAGGGCCTCCACTGGTTTTGAAAAGCAGTGACTCACCGGCATTCAGGTAATTCTGGTCAAAACCTACATTGTTGGCATAATACGCTCCGAATGTGGGCTGATCGAAGACGAAGCTGCTTTTGATATCAATGGAATAGTAATACTCATCGCCCTGTCGGGTATCCTGCACAGCTAGCAGTGCTATGGCTGTTTCTTTGTTTTCCGGGATAGTTAGGGTTTTCTCAAACACCCAATGCCGATCCGTATCCCGGGTGAGGTCAGCCTGGGTCAGCATGGTGGAGTTGTCCGAAAGAATCTCTTCCTCATAGCTGTCTAGAATAGAATAGGTGAAGCTATAATTATTGAAGGCAGGATTTTCTTCGATTTTTTCAATTTGAAACTGAACTTTATAGCTAGTGGGGCTTTGCTTTACAGGGAGTATCTTCAGTCCCAATCTCGAGTACCTGGAGTAGCGAAGTGCTTGATTCAGATTGCTTAAGGTGTTTTGTGCCAGGGATGGAAAAGATGTGCCTATTAGAATGAAAATAAAAAACAGAATTCGACTTGATCTACAGTTCATCGGGTGTTAGTCAGGGGTTTTGAAAATTAACCTTACTTTTGCCAAAATAGTAAAATTTTGTATGGCTACCTATACAACGGAAATCGCCTCTGACAAGTTGGTCAGTGACAATCCAATACATCAACGCTTACTCAAAGCATACATTGCCGCTCAGCCATGGATATCTGGTAAATTACTGGAAGTGGGCTGTGGCGAAGGTCGAGGTGTAGAAACACTCTTGCCCTATGCGGATAGCTATCTGGGCTTGGATAAGATCCAGGAGGTGATCGATGAATTGAAATCAAAATTCCCGAAAGTTGAATTTCGTCAAGCGGTGATTCCTCCATTCCAGGGTATTGCTGATAATTCCTTCGATACAGTGGTGAGTTTTCAGGTCATAGAGCACATTCCGGATGATAAGCTCTTTCTGCAGGAAATATACCGGGTACTCAAGCCTGGCGGCAAAGCAGTGATATCTACCCCAAACATAAACCATACACTATCTAGAAATCCTTGGCATGAGCGGGAGTACACTCCGGAGCAATTGATAGACTTGTGTAAAGGGATTTTTGATGCTGTGGATGCTAAAGGAATAGGGGGAAATGAAAAAGTGTGGTCTTATCATGCAGCCAATAGAAAGTCTGTACAAAAGATTATGCGCTTTGATATTTTTAATCTGCAATACCGGCTACCGGCGTCCATACTTCGAATGCCATATGAAATTCTCAACCGGGTGAACCGGAATAAACTTCATCAGCAGCAAGGGAAAAGTGTGGTTGATATTTCGCATGAAGATTACCTTGTAGTTGAGGATCCGGCGATAGGCTTGGATTTGTTTTATGTGCTGGGGAAAAAATAGTCAGAGCCGATAAAAGGGTAAATGAATTACTTTATGTATAAGATATTATAGCTTTAAAATGCTTTATAGATAAAGCAAAAAAAAGAGGTTCGAATTCACATCGAACCTCTTTTTGTATAGGAAAAAGAATTTTATCTCCGCTGTAACTGTCCACCTCCACTTTGCTGCGGACCTAGGTATTGCTCGATTCTCAGCTTGAGCTCCTGAGCCTTTTCTTGGTAGCCCCGTTCTTCGAGCAATGGGATGAAGTAGCGGATCATTTCTATGGAAATCATCATTTCTCGGTCATAGTCCCTATTTTCTGTAGTATAAAACTCGATCATTTCTAGGGACTTTTTGGATACTTTGTCTATGATATCCAGTGCTTTTTCATCTTCTCCCACCTCAAAGAACAGCGGTACAGATTGACCACTGGAAAGGTCGTAAGGTATCGCTTCATTGGGCATGACTTCTAGGCCGTAGTTGAGCAGATTCGCAGCTTTTTCCATATCGCCCTCATCCAGCAAGGCGATCGCGATGCTGTTCAGAGCGCTTCGGTGATTGGAGGCAAAGCGTCTGTATTCTTCATCCAGATACGCGTCAGGATTATCCATTCCCCGGAATGAGAACTTGGTCATGTAGTTTTCATAAGCCAGGTCAGCATTGACTAATTCCTCTCGAATGTATTCGGGCTTTCTGATCGGTAAAAGTCTATACGTCAACCCTTCATTCACTACATGGTCTTGTAGGTTTAGGCCTATGGTAGCCAGGGAAGTGTTGTTGAAATAGATTGGCCTGTCCCAATTGTTGGAAGTGATCAAATCCAATAACATCAGGGTGCCTTTGGTTACGTAGTTACCTTTTACCTGAAGGTTCATTTGAGGGCTAAAGAGCTCGGTGAATTGCTCTGGAATAATATCCTTATTGGCTACCGCCGAGCTATCTACCTCCAGAATCAAATTTCTCGAAGGTACCATATTGGCTACGGTTCTGCCGCCTGTTTCCATTTTCAATAGATCCGAACCAGAATTCAGCAATTTTAGATATTCTCTCACTGAAATAGCATTCAGGTTTTCCCGCTCCATCACATAAAGCACATCATTGGTCCCTTTTTGGTATTTGGAGTCATCTAAACTAAAAGGAAGTGCTTCTGATTCGTTGACCGGACGGGTCATTTGCTGCACATACCAGTCTGTGTCAAAGTAGCTCAAAACAATTACGCGCACATCTGTACGGAACCCTTCTACCTCCTGCACATACCAAAGCGGGAAGGTGTCGTTATCTCCACCGGTAAATAGAATGGCATTGGGTGCGCATGAGGCTAAGAAGTTTCGAGCAGAATCTACAGAGAAATAACGCCCTTTTCTGTTATGGTCGTCCCAGTTTTGTCCGGCCATTAAGCCAGCTATTGGCAAGGTGAGGAGTGTAGCTATTATTCCAGCTGTGGCCAGGTTTTTTGTTCCCTTCGCGATCATGTGTGCCAAAGCCAGTACACCCATA
This genomic window from Algoriphagus sp. TR-M9 contains:
- a CDS encoding KpsF/GutQ family sugar-phosphate isomerase, with the translated sequence MNLAKNIRKTATRVLQNEGEAVLNLVDYLDGDFDACVEYILSSKGRVVVSGVGKSAIIANKIVATLNSTGTPALFMHAADAIHGDLGMILPEDLVMCISKSGNTPEIKVLVPLLKKLGSKLVAMVSNPQSYLAEQADYVLNATIKEEACPNNLAPTTSTTTHLALGDALAVCLLEARGFTSDDFAKYHPGGSLGKQLYLKVGDVLGSNEIPVVREDAGLAEIILEISGKRLGATAVVDSQGTLKGIITDGDLRRMLQKTLDIQSIKAGQIMTINPKQISTQEYAIRALNMMKSHNITQLVAMNEGNIAGFVHIHELMKEGIV
- a CDS encoding mannose-1-phosphate guanylyltransferase; the encoded protein is MTNKPYIVILAGGVGSRFWPYSRRKKPKQFLDILGTGRTLLQMTYDRYREMADPEQFVVVTYKKYQNLVKKQLPELKDEQVLVEPMRKNTAVCMAYACFHIHSKDPDSTLVVTPSDHLILQESKYIKTIQRAVSVAEREGKLLTIGVKPTRAETNYGYIQYLEKPKAHAFKVKTFTEKPNAKLAKTFLESGDFAWNSGMFVWKSKTLIRELHEHLPDLAEIFEEGKGVYGTAGEEAFVRRAYSQVKNISFDIGIMEKTNEMYILLGEFGWSDLGSWANLHELKEKDEHNNVVEANAILYDTSNSYVKVKGEKLVVVQGLDHYLINESENVLLICKIDSEKRFREFVSNAKKKGEEFI
- the rlmB gene encoding 23S rRNA (guanosine(2251)-2'-O)-methyltransferase RlmB — protein: MEKRKDGFLIEKGAHEKDFIFGTRAVMESIHAGKDIDKVLVQKDINNDLIKELIQLCKAEKIPVVRVPDAKLNRITRKNHQGVVAQMSAIEYASLDHVIESCFNVGKAPLILVLDRITDVRNFGAIARTAECAGVDAIVIPEKGSAQINSDAIKTSAGALNFLPVVRVKNLFYTCRDLQKSGLILVAITEKTDKIMYEADFSLPVAMIMGSEEDGISNEMMGIADEKVKIPMAGKIESLNVSVSAGVAIYEAMRQRA
- a CDS encoding GWxTD domain-containing protein, producing the protein MNCRSSRILFFIFILIGTSFPSLAQNTLSNLNQALRYSRYSRLGLKILPVKQSPTSYKVQFQIEKIEENPAFNNYSFTYSILDSYEEEILSDNSTMLTQADLTRDTDRHWVFEKTLTIPENKETAIALLAVQDTRQGDEYYYSIDIKSSFVFDQPTFGAYYANNVGFDQNYLNAGESLLFKTSGGPALHSFYYPVSLEVPYPPMETKPAPVPRELEVVDEGEFLSNVPKSFDQIGYYFIQNDTSANSGLVLKTTHEAFPKVRDWEEMIDMVKYISTRKEHENLVAAEDKKKALDAYWLSLTRNPDTAKELIREYFRQVEFANILFTDFKEGWKTDKGMIYIVMGPPQEVNFYEDREVWTYGGSTETSKIRFNFVRVKNILSPHYYTLNRSRAYQPVWFKNISIWRSGKMAF
- a CDS encoding class I SAM-dependent methyltransferase → MATYTTEIASDKLVSDNPIHQRLLKAYIAAQPWISGKLLEVGCGEGRGVETLLPYADSYLGLDKIQEVIDELKSKFPKVEFRQAVIPPFQGIADNSFDTVVSFQVIEHIPDDKLFLQEIYRVLKPGGKAVISTPNINHTLSRNPWHEREYTPEQLIDLCKGIFDAVDAKGIGGNEKVWSYHAANRKSVQKIMRFDIFNLQYRLPASILRMPYEILNRVNRNKLHQQQGKSVVDISHEDYLVVEDPAIGLDLFYVLGKK